A part of Phoenix dactylifera cultivar Barhee BC4 unplaced genomic scaffold, palm_55x_up_171113_PBpolish2nd_filt_p 000927F, whole genome shotgun sequence genomic DNA contains:
- the LOC120107615 gene encoding uncharacterized protein LOC120107615 — protein MDVRGGKGKGKETEGTKTPKGVGKRQGPRKAGSSRSWSEVARGSARPSMWTTHEILAEELEEVQRRFPKVLELTPEWVEMEREAWSSTAVIARSLGRRVPAEWAAREMKARGKLEYEVEAFPMASGYFALRFRNVEDREAMLVRGPWIIAGQLLAVERWQPDFVPGRKEVNRVVVWLRLSGLPLEYWRKESIWKIATEAGVPIEADGFTEDRRRMGYARVKVEVNASLPVRPGVFIRGKEGKLWREWVPVCYPGVGYREWGVRGQSDCGRKTRS, from the coding sequence ATGGACGTCAGGGGGGGAAAAGGAAAGGGGAAGGAGACGGAGGGAACGAAGACCCCTAAGGGTGTTGGGAAGCGGCAGGGACCTAGGAAGGCTGGATCCTCGCGGTCCTGGTCGGAGGTGGCTAGGGGCTCGGCCCGACCATCAATGTGGACCACCCATGAGATCCTAGCTGAAGAGTTAGAGGAGGTCCAGAGGAGGTTCCCGAAGGTACTGGAGTTGACGCCGGAGTGGGTGGAAATggagagggaggcctggagctCCACGGCGGTGATTGCGAGGAGTTTGGGGCGGCGAGTTCCGGCGGAGTGGGCTGCCCGGGAGATGAAAGCACGAGGGAAGTTGGAGTACGAGGTCGAAGCTTTCCCTATGGCCTCCGGGTACTTCGCTCTACGCTTCCGAAATGTGGAGGACAGGGAGGCGATGCTGGTAAGAGGTCCGTGGATTATCGCTGGACAGTTATTGGCGGTGGAGAGGTGGCAACCGGATTTTGTTCCCGGAAGGAAGGAGGTCAATAGGGTGGTGGTTTGGCTTCGCCTCTCAGGGTTGCCACTCGAGTACTGGCGTAAGGAATCCATCTGGAAGATTGCTACAGAGGCCGGCGTCCCAATCGAAGCTGACGGTTTCACGGAGGATCGCCGTCGTATGGGGTATGCGAGGGTCAAGGTGGAGGTGAATGCCAGCTTACCGGTGCGGCCGGGGGTGTTTATCAGGGGGAAGGAAGGGAAGCTTTGGAGGGAATGGGTGCCGGTCTGCTACCCCGGAGTCGGCTACCGGGAGTGGGGGGTCCGGGGCCAAAGCGACTGTGGAAGAAAAACCCGATCATGA